The genomic stretch ATGCGAATACGATTCAAGACGTGGATGGGCGGCCGAACGATGGCGATGAAGTCGCCGTGCACGCGCATGAAGGGGACCGTTTTATCGGGTACGGTCTCTTCAATTCTAAGAGCGACATTCGCATTCGCCTCTATTCATGGACGAAGGACGCGACGCTGACGAACGATCTCTTTCGACGCCGCATCGAAGATGCTGTGTACTATCGGGGCAAGCTGCTCGGTCTTTCGGACGCGAAAAGTGCCGTCCGGCTTGTGTTCAGCGAAGCGGACATGCTTTCGGGCCTGACGGTGGATCGGTACGGATCCGTGCTGGTCGTGCAAATGACGAGTCTCGCGCTCTCCAAGCGGCTCGACCTTTTGGTGAAAGCTCTGACCGAAATCTGTCGTCCGACAGGGATCTGTCTTCGGTCCGTATCGGAAATTTCGAAAAAGGAAGGTTTGGATTTGCCGGACCAGGTTTTGGCGGGGGAGATCCCGGATGAGCCGATTGTGATCCGCGATCGCGACCTTTTATTTGAAGTTTCTCTTCGTCAAGGCCAGAAAACCGGTTTCTATCTGGACCAGAGGGAGAATCGTTATGTAGTGGCGGATCTGGCGAAGGGGAGGGAAGTCCTCGACCTTTATTGTTACACCGGCGGATTCGCCCTCTGGTGCGCGCACAAGTTGGCGGCGTCGGTGACGGCGGTTGATTCCTCCGGTCCCGCGATTCTGCAGGCCAAATGGAACGCTGAACGAAACCAAATTTCCTCGGTTGAATTCATCGAGGCCGACGCCGTGGATTTCTTGAAGAGCCGGGCCGCATCGTCTTACTCCATGGTAATTTTGGATCCGCCGCGTCTCGCGTTTTCTCAAAGCACGAAGGAGCGGGCGCTGAGGATGTACCACCGGATCAATATCGAAGCGCTTCGGGTTCTCAAATCGGGCGGAATTCTCGTCAGCTGCAGTTGCTCCGGTCGCGTGACGCCCAGCGAATGGATTTCACTTTTGGCCGGAGCCGCCCGGCGATCGGGCCGCTTTCTTCAAGTGATTGAGGAGCGCGGCGCGGCTCGGGACCATCCTGTTTCGCCGCATTGTCCCGAGACACACTATTTAAAGTGTGTAATAGCGCGAATTTATTGAGATATGGAGAAGGTCGTCGGAGTAGACAAGTAGTAACATAAAAGGTACTATTTATGG from Bdellovibrionota bacterium encodes the following:
- a CDS encoding class I SAM-dependent rRNA methyltransferase, yielding MPSIAKVVLHPRKAGAAIGGHPWVYANTIQDVDGRPNDGDEVAVHAHEGDRFIGYGLFNSKSDIRIRLYSWTKDATLTNDLFRRRIEDAVYYRGKLLGLSDAKSAVRLVFSEADMLSGLTVDRYGSVLVVQMTSLALSKRLDLLVKALTEICRPTGICLRSVSEISKKEGLDLPDQVLAGEIPDEPIVIRDRDLLFEVSLRQGQKTGFYLDQRENRYVVADLAKGREVLDLYCYTGGFALWCAHKLAASVTAVDSSGPAILQAKWNAERNQISSVEFIEADAVDFLKSRAASSYSMVILDPPRLAFSQSTKERALRMYHRINIEALRVLKSGGILVSCSCSGRVTPSEWISLLAGAARRSGRFLQVIEERGAARDHPVSPHCPETHYLKCVIARIY